A window from Chrysemys picta bellii isolate R12L10 chromosome 2, ASM1138683v2, whole genome shotgun sequence encodes these proteins:
- the LOC135981684 gene encoding uncharacterized protein LOC135981684: protein MQADNRKRAPAWTMREVLDLIAVWGEDSVLAELRSKRRNAKTFEKISKGMMERGHNRDSEQCRVKVKELRQAYQKTKEANGRSGSEPRTCRFYAELHAILGGAATTTPPVIVDSGSGIVSSATPEDSADGGEEEEEEEDELAESTQHSVLPNSQDLFLTLTEVPSQASQASTQDSDPMEGTSAAANSSSLPPSSRRLSQIRRRKKRTRDEMFSEIMESSRSDRAHLNEWKETVSKYRKEASEREDRRDQREDRRDAQDERWRQEDQRRQDATLGLLHEQTDMLRCLVELQERLLENRLPLQPLFHPPPSPCSVSSSPRRVRTRGGRLRTPSHSTPVDSPSKRLSFF, encoded by the exons atgcaggctgataatcgaaaaagagcaccagcatggaccatgagggaggtactggatctgatcgctgtatggggagaggattcagtgcttgcagaactccgttctaaaagacgaaatgcaaaaacttttgaaaaaatttccaagggcatgatggagagaggccacaatagggactctgagcagtgccgcgtgaaagtcaaggagctcagacaagcctatcaaaaaacaaaggaggcaaacggtcgctccgggtcagagccgcggacatgccgcttctacgccgagctgcatgcaattctagggggggctgccaccactaccccacctgtgatcgtggattctgggtcggggatagtctcatcagcgacgcctgaggattctgccgatgggggagaggaggaggaggaggaggaggatgagcttgcagagagcacacagcactccgttctccccaacagccaggatctttttctcaccctgactgaagtaccctcccaagcctcccaagccagtacccaagactctgaccccatggaagggacctcag cagctgcaaattcctcaagcctccctccttcatcccgaaggttatcacagataaggcgtcgtaagaagagaacgcgagacgagatgttttctgaaattatggaatccagccgcagtgacagagctcatctgaatgagtggaaggaaacagtttcaaagtataggaaagaagccagtgaacgtgaggacaggagggaccaacgtgaggacaggagagacgctcaagatgagaggtggcggcaggaagaccagaggaggcaggatgcaacgctggggctgctgcatgagcaaacagacatgctccggtgtctggtggagcttcaggaacggctgctggaaaacagactgccgcttcagcccctgttccaccctcccccctccccatgttccgtatcctcctcacccagacgtgtaagaacgcggggggggaggctccgtacaccttcccattccaccccagtagacagcccaagcaaaaggctgtcatttttttaa